A stretch of the Haloplanus aerogenes genome encodes the following:
- a CDS encoding LeuA family protein: MQCLTTWRIRRIPRRIEFFQGTLARTGEIDGVRIFDTTLRDGEQSPRTSFSYDEKRDIAAVLDEMGTHVIEAGFPVNSDAEFEAVRDISNATNTTVCGLARVVDKDVEAALDSGVELVHVFVSTSDVQLQDSMHASREEAVNRAVQAVERVKEAGVECMFSPMDATRTDDDFLVEVVEAVSEVGADWINIPDTCGVATPTRFMDLVQMVRENTDARVDVHAHDDFGLATANAIAGFEAGAAQAQVSVNGIGERAGNAAFEEVVMASEALYDVDTGIDTTRITELSRMVEDYSDIPNPPNKPVVGRNAFSHESGIHAAGVIENSSTFEPGVMTPEMVGATREFVLGKHTGTHSVRKRLEEIGYEPTDSEVRAVTRLVKDYGADKQRVTMADLRRFAREENVTREEEVRA, from the coding sequence ATACAATGTCTAACGACATGGAGGATTCGTCGGATACCCCGGCGGATCGAGTTCTTCCAGGGCACGTTGGCCCGCACTGGTGAAATAGACGGTGTACGAATTTTCGACACGACGCTCCGAGACGGCGAGCAGTCGCCACGCACGTCGTTCAGTTACGACGAGAAGCGAGACATCGCCGCAGTCCTTGACGAGATGGGCACCCACGTCATCGAGGCGGGGTTCCCGGTCAACTCCGACGCGGAGTTCGAGGCCGTTCGAGACATCTCGAACGCGACCAACACGACGGTGTGTGGCCTCGCCCGCGTCGTCGACAAGGACGTGGAGGCGGCGCTCGACTCGGGCGTGGAACTGGTCCACGTCTTCGTGAGTACGAGCGACGTACAGTTGCAGGACTCCATGCACGCCTCGCGCGAGGAGGCGGTCAACCGCGCGGTTCAGGCGGTCGAACGCGTGAAGGAGGCCGGCGTGGAGTGTATGTTCTCGCCGATGGACGCCACCCGCACCGACGACGACTTCCTCGTCGAGGTGGTGGAGGCGGTCAGCGAGGTGGGAGCCGACTGGATCAACATTCCGGACACCTGCGGGGTGGCGACGCCCACGCGGTTCATGGATCTGGTCCAGATGGTCCGCGAAAACACCGACGCACGCGTCGACGTGCACGCCCACGACGACTTCGGGCTGGCGACGGCCAACGCCATCGCCGGCTTCGAGGCGGGCGCCGCACAGGCGCAGGTGTCGGTCAACGGCATCGGTGAACGCGCCGGCAACGCCGCCTTCGAGGAGGTCGTCATGGCCTCCGAGGCGCTGTACGACGTGGACACCGGAATCGACACGACCCGGATCACGGAGCTGTCCCGGATGGTTGAGGACTACAGCGACATCCCCAACCCGCCGAACAAGCCGGTCGTGGGGCGCAACGCCTTCTCCCACGAGAGCGGCATCCACGCCGCGGGCGTCATCGAGAACTCGTCCACGTTCGAACCGGGCGTGATGACGCCGGAGATGGTGGGGGCGACCCGCGAGTTCGTCCTCGGCAAGCATACGGGGACTCACTCGGTCCGCAAGCGCCTCGAAGAAATCGGCTACGAGCCGACCGACTCCGAAGTCCGGGCCGTCACGCGACTGGTCAAGGATTACGGCGCGGACAAACAGCGCGTGACGATGGCCGACCTGCGGCGCTTCGCCCGCGAGGAGAACGTCACTCGCGAGGAGGAGGTCCGCGCGTAA
- the ilvN gene encoding acetolactate synthase small subunit — protein sequence MSGGLEGPEPEERPTPEGRRNSQGIRIDPEVEAEPDARRAVLSALVKHEPGVLANISGLFRRRQFNIESLTVGPTTDPDRARITLEIEEPEPGIEQAKKQLQKLVPVIAVTELEASAIRRELALIKVDGSAPDQVGAVAEMYDGKTVDVSQESVTVEITGSEQKIDAAVETFGRFGIHEIVRTGTAALERGTHKTT from the coding sequence ATGAGCGGCGGACTCGAAGGCCCCGAGCCGGAGGAGCGACCGACTCCCGAGGGCCGACGCAACTCGCAGGGGATTCGGATCGACCCCGAGGTCGAGGCGGAGCCCGACGCTCGTCGGGCCGTCCTCTCGGCGCTCGTGAAACACGAACCCGGTGTGCTGGCGAACATCTCCGGGCTCTTCCGGCGGCGGCAGTTCAATATCGAAAGCCTCACCGTGGGGCCGACCACCGATCCGGATAGAGCGCGGATCACGCTCGAAATCGAGGAGCCCGAACCGGGCATCGAACAGGCGAAGAAACAACTGCAGAAGCTCGTCCCGGTCATCGCCGTCACGGAGCTCGAAGCTAGCGCCATCCGGCGCGAACTCGCGCTGATCAAGGTGGACGGCTCCGCCCCCGATCAGGTCGGGGCCGTGGCGGAGATGTACGACGGCAAGACCGTCGACGTCTCTCAGGAGTCGGTGACGGTCGAGATCACGGGTAGCGAGCAGAAAATCGACGCGGCGGTCGAGACGTTCGGCCGGTTCGGTATCCACGAGATCGTCCGGACCGGCACGGCGGCGCTCGAACGCGGCACACACAAGACGACATAA
- the ilvC gene encoding ketol-acid reductoisomerase, with product MSETEFTVPVYYDNDANSDAIANKTVAVLGYGSQGHAHAQNLDDSGVDVVVGLRKDSDSWTQAENDGLRVATPDDAAAEADIVSMLVPDTVQPAVFEAISDGLEAGDTLQFAHGFNIHYNQIQPPEDVDVTMIAPKTPGHLLRRNYVEDTGTPALLAVYQNTTDGAKEEALAYAQAIGCTRAGVVETTFQEEVETDLFGEQAVLCGGITSLIKKGYETLVDAGYSPEMAYFECLNEMKLIVDLMYEGGMAEMWNSVSDTAEYGGLAVGPEIVGEGVRENMDEALEQVQNGEFAREWILENQAGRPSYTQLHAADRNHDIEEVGARLRALFSWAEEAEEEEEAEAPADD from the coding sequence ATGAGCGAAACCGAATTCACCGTCCCAGTGTACTACGACAACGACGCGAACAGTGACGCAATCGCCAACAAGACCGTAGCCGTCCTCGGCTACGGCAGTCAGGGCCACGCCCACGCCCAGAACCTCGACGACAGCGGGGTCGACGTGGTCGTCGGCCTCCGGAAGGACTCCGACTCGTGGACGCAGGCCGAGAACGACGGCCTGCGCGTCGCGACCCCGGACGACGCCGCCGCGGAGGCGGACATCGTCTCGATGCTCGTCCCCGACACCGTCCAGCCGGCGGTGTTCGAGGCCATCAGCGACGGACTGGAAGCCGGCGACACCCTCCAGTTCGCCCACGGGTTCAACATCCACTACAACCAGATCCAGCCCCCCGAGGACGTGGACGTGACGATGATCGCGCCCAAGACCCCGGGTCACCTCCTCCGGCGCAACTACGTCGAGGATACCGGCACGCCCGCGCTCCTCGCCGTCTACCAGAATACGACGGACGGGGCGAAGGAGGAAGCGCTGGCGTACGCGCAGGCCATCGGCTGCACCCGCGCGGGCGTCGTCGAGACGACGTTCCAGGAGGAAGTCGAGACGGACCTGTTCGGCGAGCAGGCGGTCCTCTGTGGCGGCATCACGTCGCTCATCAAGAAGGGCTACGAGACGCTGGTCGACGCGGGCTACAGCCCCGAGATGGCGTACTTCGAGTGTCTCAACGAGATGAAGCTGATCGTCGACCTGATGTACGAGGGCGGGATGGCCGAGATGTGGAACTCGGTCTCCGACACCGCCGAGTACGGCGGCCTCGCCGTGGGGCCGGAGATCGTCGGCGAAGGCGTCCGCGAGAACATGGACGAAGCGCTCGAACAGGTCCAGAACGGCGAGTTCGCTCGTGAGTGGATCCTCGAGAACCAGGCGGGTCGCCCCTCCTACACGCAGCTCCACGCGGCCGACCGGAACCACGACATCGAGGAGGTTGGCGCTCGGCTGCGCGCGCTGTTCTCCTGGGCCGAGGAGGCCGAGGAGGAGGAGGAGGCAGAGGCCCCGGCCGATGACTGA
- a CDS encoding DUF7557 family protein: protein MPQIHLDDETVARLDSLRQDDEEYDELVTELINIYEAEELTLFHSGDEV from the coding sequence ATGCCGCAGATCCACCTCGACGACGAGACGGTCGCCCGCCTCGACAGCCTGCGACAGGACGACGAGGAGTACGACGAGCTCGTCACCGAACTCATCAACATCTACGAGGCGGAGGAACTGACGCTGTTCCACAGCGGCGACGAAGTGTAG
- the leuC gene encoding 3-isopropylmalate dehydratase large subunit — translation MSEGTLYDKVWDRHKVADLPNGQDQLFIGLHLIHEVTSPQPFSELRERGIEVPYPERNVATVDHIVPTRPEGRERPLADESAEGMLTALERNTSETGIQFYGLDSDKQGITHVVAPELGLTQPGMTIVCGDSHTATHGAFGSIAFGIGTSQVRDVLASQCVAADKAEVRRIEVDGRLGEGVHSKDLILKIIAELGVDGGVGYVYEYGGEAVHDLSMEERLAVCNMSIEGGARAGYINPDETTYEFLRGREFAPEGEAFEERKEYWESIKSDSDAEYDDVVHLDAGDLEPMVTWGTNPGQAVGISEPVPAPEDLPEGEREAARTAQEHTGVTPGEPMAGYDIDVAFLGTCTNGRVSDFREAAAVLEGREVHPDVRALAVPGSQTVKSKLEAEGVDDIFREAGFDWREAGCSMCLAMNDDSLEGDERCASSSNRNYVGRQGSKGGRTVLMSPAMVAAAAVEGEVTDVRNLEVDA, via the coding sequence ATGAGTGAGGGCACGCTCTACGACAAGGTGTGGGACCGGCACAAGGTGGCCGACCTGCCGAACGGGCAGGACCAGCTGTTCATCGGCCTGCACCTGATCCACGAGGTGACGAGTCCGCAGCCGTTCTCCGAGTTGCGGGAGCGGGGCATCGAGGTGCCCTATCCCGAGCGCAACGTGGCGACGGTGGACCACATCGTCCCCACGCGCCCAGAGGGTCGGGAGCGCCCGCTGGCCGACGAGTCGGCCGAGGGGATGCTCACGGCGCTGGAGCGCAACACCTCGGAGACTGGCATCCAGTTCTACGGGCTGGATTCGGACAAGCAGGGTATCACGCACGTCGTCGCGCCCGAGTTGGGTCTGACCCAGCCGGGGATGACGATCGTCTGTGGCGACTCCCACACCGCCACCCACGGCGCCTTCGGCTCCATTGCGTTCGGCATCGGGACGAGTCAGGTGCGGGACGTGCTGGCCTCGCAGTGTGTCGCCGCCGACAAGGCCGAGGTCCGTCGGATCGAGGTCGACGGTCGGCTCGGCGAGGGCGTCCACTCGAAGGACCTGATCCTGAAGATCATCGCCGAACTCGGCGTCGACGGCGGCGTCGGCTACGTCTACGAGTACGGCGGTGAGGCGGTCCACGACCTCTCGATGGAGGAACGGCTCGCGGTCTGTAACATGTCCATCGAGGGCGGCGCTCGCGCGGGCTACATCAACCCCGACGAGACGACCTACGAGTTCCTGCGCGGCCGCGAGTTCGCCCCCGAGGGCGAGGCCTTCGAGGAGCGCAAGGAATACTGGGAGTCGATCAAGAGCGACTCCGACGCCGAGTACGACGACGTGGTCCACCTCGACGCCGGGGATCTGGAACCGATGGTCACCTGGGGGACGAACCCCGGACAGGCCGTCGGCATCTCGGAACCAGTCCCGGCTCCCGAGGACCTCCCCGAAGGCGAACGCGAGGCCGCCCGGACCGCTCAGGAGCACACGGGCGTCACGCCCGGCGAGCCGATGGCCGGCTACGACATCGACGTGGCCTTCCTCGGCACGTGTACGAACGGCCGCGTGAGCGACTTCCGCGAGGCCGCCGCGGTGCTGGAGGGTCGAGAGGTCCACCCGGACGTGCGCGCACTCGCGGTGCCCGGCTCGCAGACGGTGAAATCGAAGCTCGAAGCGGAGGGCGTCGACGACATCTTCCGCGAGGCGGGCTTCGACTGGCGCGAGGCCGGCTGTTCGATGTGTCTGGCCATGAACGACGACTCCCTGGAGGGCGACGAGCGGTGTGCGTCCTCGTCGAACCGCAACTACGTGGGTCGACAGGGGAGCAAGGGCGGCCGGACCGTGTTGATGAGTCCGGCGATGGTCGCTGCGGCCGCCGTCGAGGGCGAGGTAACCGACGTGCGGAATCTGGAGGTGGACGCATGA
- a CDS encoding VOC family protein: MLTRLAHLALEIKDLDAARSFYVDRFGLQAASETATELRFPVGETDLVLRRPTGVPRGGLHTHFAFSAAPGTLAAWRERLAALDPEEVDFGGYRSLYVYDPDGNCVEIGGEEGNGRGDADTPTGIFEVVLEVRDLDTAEATYTALGFEPVDRGESRRRVRLRGPMDLELWEPQLGLADARGGVHVDLGFETGDPAAAADAIAAWTTARESVADGVRVRDGDGHWVTFRG, from the coding sequence GTGCTCACTCGGCTCGCCCACCTGGCCCTCGAGATCAAGGATCTCGACGCCGCGCGATCGTTCTACGTCGACCGCTTCGGCCTGCAGGCCGCCAGCGAGACGGCCACCGAACTCCGGTTCCCGGTCGGTGAGACGGATCTCGTCCTCAGGCGGCCGACCGGCGTCCCTCGGGGTGGCCTGCACACGCATTTCGCCTTCTCGGCCGCGCCGGGGACGCTGGCGGCGTGGCGGGAGCGACTCGCCGCCCTCGACCCCGAGGAAGTCGACTTCGGCGGCTACCGGTCGCTGTACGTCTACGACCCCGACGGCAACTGCGTCGAAATCGGCGGCGAGGAGGGGAACGGACGCGGCGACGCCGACACCCCGACCGGCATCTTCGAGGTTGTCCTCGAAGTCAGGGACCTCGATACCGCCGAGGCGACGTACACGGCGCTGGGGTTCGAACCGGTCGATCGTGGGGAGTCACGGCGACGCGTCAGGCTTCGGGGACCGATGGATCTGGAACTCTGGGAGCCACAACTCGGCCTCGCGGACGCTCGCGGCGGCGTCCACGTCGATCTGGGATTCGAAACGGGGGATCCGGCGGCGGCCGCCGACGCGATTGCGGCGTGGACGACGGCACGCGAGTCGGTCGCCGACGGCGTCCGGGTGCGCGACGGCGACGGCCACTGGGTGACGTTCCGCGGTTAG
- a CDS encoding cupin domain-containing protein encodes MPITDFDAERAYDDEQFAAHKVFKTDNLQVVCGYFDPGQFIPVHAPDSDLVVAVQSGTGVVREGETDHRVEPGDVVTVAAGTDRGVKADDDSQLEALLVTAPPPSEAEHEPVRVGLRRGEFDPS; translated from the coding sequence ATGCCGATCACCGACTTCGACGCCGAACGCGCCTACGACGACGAGCAGTTCGCCGCCCACAAAGTGTTCAAGACCGACAACCTGCAGGTCGTCTGTGGCTACTTCGACCCCGGGCAGTTCATCCCGGTCCACGCGCCGGACAGCGACCTCGTCGTCGCCGTTCAGTCCGGCACCGGTGTCGTCCGCGAGGGCGAGACGGACCACCGCGTCGAGCCGGGCGACGTGGTGACCGTCGCCGCCGGTACGGATCGGGGCGTGAAAGCCGACGACGACTCCCAGCTCGAAGCCCTCCTCGTGACCGCGCCGCCGCCGAGCGAGGCGGAACACGAGCCGGTTCGGGTGGGGCTCAGGCGCGGCGAGTTCGACCCCAGTTAG
- the ilvB gene encoding biosynthetic-type acetolactate synthase large subunit: MSERTTQPPETEEATDTGGETEPEPTPTTVTDGATSTVRALENAGIEVMFGVQGGAIMPVYDALWDSDLRHVMMAHEQGAAHAADAYNVVSGQPGVCLATSGPGATNLVTGLADANMDSDAVVALTGQVPQHMVGSDAFQETDTTGITAPITKNNYFASDPDTVGDTVGEAVALASSGRPGPTLVDLPKDVTNGETDREPGMPQTPETYTPQDEADEAAVAEAARAIESAEKPLLLFGGGVVKANASDVAREFAIEYDIPVVTTMPGIGTMPEDHDLCLSWAGMHGTGYANMAINHTDLLIAVGTRFDDRLTGGIETFAPSAEVIHVDIDPAEISKNIHADYPLIGDAGRVVEQLHDAVSEAPDADEWREQCQTWKAEYPMDYAAPDDEPLKPQFVVEALDEATSDEAIVTSGVGQHQMWASQYWTFRDPRKWISSHGLGTMGYGLPAAIGARLAADGDEEVVCIDGDGSFLMTVEELSVAVRENLDITVAILNNEYIGMVRQWQDAFFEGRHMAAGYSWIPEFDKLAEAFGARGWRVDDYDEVADAIEEALAYDGPSVIDFHIDPAENVYPMVPSGGANDKFALSEDQL, translated from the coding sequence ATGAGCGAACGAACGACCCAACCACCCGAGACGGAGGAGGCGACCGATACGGGCGGGGAGACGGAGCCCGAGCCGACGCCGACGACGGTCACCGACGGCGCGACGTCGACCGTCCGCGCCCTCGAAAACGCCGGCATCGAAGTGATGTTCGGCGTGCAGGGCGGCGCGATCATGCCGGTCTACGACGCGCTCTGGGACTCTGATCTCCGCCACGTCATGATGGCCCACGAGCAGGGGGCGGCCCACGCCGCCGACGCGTACAACGTGGTGTCCGGCCAGCCGGGCGTCTGCCTGGCCACGTCGGGCCCCGGCGCGACCAACCTCGTGACCGGACTCGCCGACGCCAACATGGACTCGGACGCCGTGGTGGCGCTGACCGGACAGGTGCCCCAGCACATGGTCGGTAGCGACGCCTTCCAGGAGACCGACACCACGGGCATCACCGCGCCCATCACGAAGAACAACTACTTCGCGAGCGACCCCGACACCGTCGGCGACACCGTCGGCGAGGCGGTCGCCCTCGCGAGTAGCGGGCGACCGGGGCCCACGCTGGTCGACCTGCCCAAAGACGTCACGAACGGCGAGACGGATCGCGAACCCGGCATGCCCCAGACGCCGGAGACGTACACGCCACAGGACGAAGCCGACGAGGCGGCCGTCGCGGAGGCGGCCCGTGCCATCGAGTCGGCCGAGAAACCGCTGCTCCTGTTCGGCGGCGGCGTCGTGAAGGCGAACGCGTCGGACGTGGCCCGCGAGTTCGCCATCGAATACGACATTCCGGTCGTGACGACGATGCCCGGCATCGGCACCATGCCCGAGGACCACGACCTCTGTCTGTCGTGGGCGGGCATGCACGGCACCGGCTACGCCAACATGGCGATCAACCACACGGACCTGCTGATCGCCGTGGGTACCCGGTTCGACGACCGCCTGACGGGCGGTATCGAGACGTTCGCGCCGAGCGCGGAGGTCATCCACGTCGACATCGACCCCGCGGAGATCAGCAAGAACATCCACGCCGACTACCCGCTGATCGGCGACGCGGGACGTGTCGTCGAACAGCTTCACGACGCAGTGAGCGAGGCACCTGACGCCGACGAGTGGCGCGAGCAGTGCCAGACGTGGAAAGCGGAGTATCCGATGGATTACGCGGCGCCGGACGACGAACCGCTCAAACCGCAGTTCGTCGTCGAGGCGCTGGACGAGGCCACGAGCGACGAGGCCATCGTCACCTCGGGTGTCGGCCAGCACCAGATGTGGGCGTCCCAGTACTGGACGTTCCGCGACCCGCGCAAGTGGATCTCCTCCCACGGCCTCGGGACGATGGGCTACGGCCTGCCCGCGGCCATCGGCGCACGGCTGGCGGCCGACGGCGACGAGGAAGTCGTCTGCATCGACGGTGACGGCTCCTTCCTGATGACGGTCGAGGAACTCTCCGTCGCGGTTCGCGAGAACCTCGACATCACCGTCGCCATCCTGAACAACGAGTACATCGGGATGGTCCGTCAGTGGCAGGACGCCTTCTTCGAGGGGCGACACATGGCCGCCGGCTACAGCTGGATTCCGGAGTTCGACAAACTCGCGGAGGCGTTCGGCGCCCGCGGCTGGCGCGTCGACGACTACGACGAGGTGGCCGACGCCATCGAGGAGGCACTCGCCTACGACGGGCCGTCGGTGATCGACTTCCACATCGACCCCGCAGAGAACGTCTACCCGATGGTGCCGAGCGGCGGCGCAAACGACAAGTTCGCACTCTCGGAGGATCAGCTATGA
- the psmB gene encoding archaeal proteasome endopeptidase complex subunit beta: MRTPTNQDFSRTQDRLDGQDRPVFGPEIGEFTDTDERLAAAGSEDKEMKTGTTTVGLSTENGVVMATDMRASAGRMVSSKDVQKVEQIHPNAALTIAGSVSAAQSLIRSLRSETSLYETRRGKEMSMEALSTLTSNFLRSGAFFIVSPLLGGVDEDGAHVYSLDPLGGMMEEDYAVSGSGSQYALGVLEQEYEDDLSIDEARGVAAQAIQSAVERDLASGNGINVAVVTDEGVDISKHKDFESLI; this comes from the coding sequence ATGCGTACCCCGACGAATCAGGACTTTTCACGGACGCAGGACCGTCTCGACGGGCAGGACCGCCCGGTGTTCGGGCCGGAGATCGGCGAATTCACGGACACCGACGAGCGCCTCGCTGCCGCGGGTAGCGAGGACAAGGAGATGAAAACGGGCACGACGACCGTCGGCCTCTCGACCGAGAACGGCGTCGTCATGGCCACCGACATGCGCGCGAGCGCCGGCCGGATGGTCTCCAGCAAGGACGTCCAGAAGGTCGAACAGATCCACCCGAACGCCGCCCTCACTATCGCGGGATCGGTGTCGGCCGCCCAGTCGCTCATCCGCTCGCTTCGCTCCGAGACCAGCCTCTACGAGACCCGTCGGGGCAAGGAGATGAGTATGGAAGCGCTGTCGACGCTCACGAGCAACTTCCTCCGCTCCGGGGCCTTCTTCATCGTTTCGCCGCTCCTCGGCGGCGTCGACGAGGACGGCGCGCACGTCTACAGTCTCGACCCCCTCGGCGGCATGATGGAAGAGGACTACGCCGTCTCCGGCTCCGGGAGCCAGTACGCTCTCGGTGTTCTCGAACAGGAGTACGAGGACGACCTCTCGATCGACGAGGCGCGGGGCGTCGCGGCGCAGGCCATCCAGAGCGCCGTCGAACGCGACCTGGCGTCCGGCAACGGGATCAACGTCGCCGTCGTCACCGACGAGGGCGTCGACATCTCGAAGCACAAGGACTTCGAGTCGCTGATCTAG
- a CDS encoding DUF5779 family protein: MSEFDLDLRNAEEQLEGGEDGGSEVVLGILDGSTDPDEWIGAVEDGKILVLNVEGDLNRLAAGFAREIRDAGGTLMRFRGFLVVTPPGVGIDTDRLS, from the coding sequence ATGAGCGAGTTCGACCTCGACCTCCGGAACGCGGAGGAACAACTGGAGGGGGGCGAGGACGGCGGGTCGGAGGTGGTCCTCGGGATCCTCGACGGCAGCACCGACCCCGACGAGTGGATCGGCGCCGTCGAGGACGGCAAGATCCTCGTGTTGAACGTCGAGGGCGACCTGAACCGCCTCGCGGCCGGGTTCGCCCGTGAGATTCGCGACGCCGGCGGCACCCTCATGCGCTTCCGGGGCTTCCTCGTCGTGACGCCGCCCGGCGTCGGCATCGACACCGACCGCCTTTCCTAA
- a CDS encoding isocitrate/isopropylmalate dehydrogenase family protein — MTERIAVIPGDGIGHEVVPATLRVLDAVVEFEYDHVEAGDAVAERTGEPLPAETLEAVTNADATLFGATGETSADVILPLRDAVDSFVNIRPARTYPGVDAVQPETDLVILRENTEGVYAGMEDRLTEDVSTLTRLVTQSASRRLAEFACDYADSNGHDGFTIAHKNNVMRVTDGLFVDTIREVASERGVDADDAYMDAMATHLAMDPTQYDVIVCPNLAGDVLSDLAAGLVGGLGLLPSANVGSERGIFEPVHGCAPDIAGEGVANPAATIFSAAMLLDFLDYDDEAAAVRTAVETTLAEGPRTPDLGGNATTDEVADAVVDRLS, encoded by the coding sequence ATGACCGAGCGCATCGCCGTCATCCCCGGCGACGGCATCGGCCACGAAGTCGTCCCGGCGACGCTACGCGTCCTCGATGCGGTGGTCGAGTTCGAGTACGACCACGTCGAGGCGGGCGACGCGGTCGCGGAGCGGACGGGCGAACCCCTGCCCGCGGAGACGCTGGAGGCGGTCACGAACGCCGACGCGACGCTGTTCGGTGCGACCGGCGAAACCTCGGCGGACGTGATCCTCCCGCTCCGGGACGCGGTTGACTCCTTCGTCAACATCCGCCCGGCGCGGACCTACCCCGGCGTCGACGCCGTCCAGCCGGAGACGGATCTGGTCATCCTCCGGGAGAACACGGAGGGCGTCTACGCGGGGATGGAGGACCGCCTGACCGAGGACGTGTCGACGCTGACGCGGCTGGTCACGCAGTCGGCCTCCCGCCGCCTCGCGGAGTTCGCCTGCGACTACGCCGACTCGAACGGCCACGACGGCTTCACCATCGCGCACAAGAACAACGTGATGCGCGTAACCGACGGGCTGTTCGTCGACACGATTCGGGAGGTGGCGAGCGAACGCGGCGTCGACGCCGACGACGCGTACATGGACGCGATGGCGACCCATCTCGCCATGGACCCTACTCAGTACGACGTGATCGTCTGTCCCAATCTCGCGGGTGACGTGCTCTCCGATCTGGCCGCGGGGCTGGTCGGCGGTCTCGGCCTCCTGCCGAGCGCGAACGTCGGCTCGGAGCGGGGCATCTTCGAACCCGTCCACGGCTGTGCGCCCGACATCGCGGGCGAGGGCGTCGCCAATCCGGCGGCGACCATCTTCTCGGCCGCGATGTTACTCGACTTCCTCGACTACGACGACGAGGCGGCGGCCGTCCGGACGGCCGTCGAGACGACGCTGGCCGAGGGGCCGCGAACGCCCGACCTCGGCGGGAATGCGACGACCGACGAGGTTGCGGACGCGGTCGTCGACCGCCTATCTTAA
- the leuD gene encoding 3-isopropylmalate dehydratase small subunit, with protein MSGEGSESPREDGVGVEEMKVRRVAGTGVPVRGDDIDTDQIIPARFLKTTTWEGMDQYAFYDARRDDDGTLNDHPFNEYKGANVLVVNDNFGCGSSREHAPRALARWGVEAIVGESFAEIFADNCKSLGIPAATTDAETVEELQSFIEEAPEVGIELDVVDETVTYDGKTVDVDIDEAMRGALVQGIWDTVALLRSNMDAIDETAADLPYVDR; from the coding sequence ATGAGCGGCGAGGGGTCGGAGAGCCCTCGGGAAGACGGCGTCGGCGTCGAGGAGATGAAGGTCCGCCGTGTCGCCGGTACCGGCGTCCCCGTCCGTGGCGACGACATCGACACGGACCAGATCATCCCCGCCCGCTTCCTCAAGACGACGACGTGGGAGGGGATGGATCAGTACGCCTTCTACGACGCCCGCCGCGACGACGACGGGACCCTCAACGACCACCCCTTCAACGAGTACAAGGGGGCGAACGTGCTCGTCGTCAACGACAACTTCGGCTGTGGCTCCTCGCGTGAGCACGCGCCGCGGGCGCTGGCTCGCTGGGGTGTCGAGGCAATCGTCGGCGAGTCGTTCGCGGAAATCTTCGCGGACAACTGCAAGTCGCTGGGCATCCCGGCGGCGACGACGGACGCCGAGACGGTCGAGGAACTCCAGTCGTTCATCGAGGAGGCCCCCGAGGTGGGCATCGAACTCGACGTGGTCGACGAGACGGTCACTTACGACGGCAAGACCGTCGACGTGGACATCGACGAGGCGATGCGCGGGGCGCTGGTGCAGGGCATCTGGGACACGGTCGCCCTGCTCCGGTCCAACATGGACGCTATCGACGAGACGGCGGCGGACCTGCCGTACGTCGACCGATGA
- a CDS encoding DUF5799 family protein, translated as MSNWTDRIVGDRMAVDREFNDRVRNSEFSNQEWGLIMTAVDFEIEDADDPERARIVPDTESLPQMMPELEKVQQGMPGGPGGQSQQDSGTGVFDAIRGALGMGGDDEADRLEAAERLVGEYADALQARLEEKGKWDDIRERYADE; from the coding sequence ATGTCGAACTGGACCGACAGGATCGTCGGCGACCGGATGGCCGTCGACCGGGAGTTCAACGATCGGGTCCGCAACTCGGAGTTCTCGAATCAGGAGTGGGGGTTGATCATGACCGCCGTCGACTTCGAAATCGAAGACGCGGACGACCCCGAACGGGCGCGGATCGTTCCCGACACGGAGAGCCTGCCCCAGATGATGCCCGAACTGGAGAAGGTACAACAGGGGATGCCCGGCGGACCGGGCGGCCAGAGTCAGCAGGACAGCGGCACCGGCGTCTTCGACGCCATCCGCGGTGCCCTCGGAATGGGTGGCGACGACGAGGCCGACAGACTCGAAGCGGCCGAACGACTCGTCGGCGAGTACGCCGACGCGCTCCAAGCGCGCCTAGAGGAGAAGGGGAAGTGGGACGATATCCGCGAGCGGTACGCCGACGAGTAG